A single region of the Brassica rapa cultivar Chiifu-401-42 chromosome A03, CAAS_Brap_v3.01, whole genome shotgun sequence genome encodes:
- the LOC103858362 gene encoding probable aminotransferase TAT3, whose protein sequence is MATNGNDNCNANDSVWQFRGNGATSDAAAVTLRKLVFGMFKNCNFNNGKTILPSTTHSFKTCPEAEEAVAAAVRSGMANSYAPSPGIFNARRAVADYLNCELPTKLRPEDVYITGGCNQAIEIVIDSLASNPAGNILLPNPGYPHYDARAIYSGVEVRKYDLLPERDFEIDLDALEAAADKNTVALVLINPNNPCGNVYTYDHLKKVAEMAKKLGIVVISDEVYDKVVYGDRPFVPMGTFASIAPVITLGSISKGWVVPGWRIGWMAMNDSNRILKNAGVVESIEDCLDLTPQPSFLLQEALPEILEKTPKEYFAKKNKAMKRNVELSFERLRDIPCLFCPKKPESCSYLWLRLDTSVLANIENDLDFCTKLVSEESLVLVPGVALGAKNWVRISIGTEESELAETFDRLKSFYSRHAISKETIKSHVDTVNQIVVAVV, encoded by the exons ATGGCGACCAACGGTAATGACAACTGCAATGCAAACGACAGTGTTTGGCAGTTCCGAGGAAACGGTGCGACGAGTGATGCAGCAGCGGTAACATTGAGAAAACTCGTCTTTGGAATGTTTAAGAACTGCAACTTCAATAATGGAAAGACCATTTTGCCCTCCACGACTCATAGCTTCAAGACTTGCCCTGAAGCGGAAGAAGCTGTAGCTGCAGCCGTCCGCTCCGGCATGGCCAACTCATATGCACCTAGCCCTGGAATTTTCAACGCTAGAAG AGCGGTGGCAGATTATCTAAATTGCGAGCTTCCTACTAAGCTAAGACCGGAGGATGTGTATATCACGGGCGGATGCAACCAAGCGATTGAGATCGTAATAGATTCTCTCGCAAGCAATCCAGCAGGCAACATTCTGCTTCCTAATCCAGGATATCCTCACTATGATGCTCGCGCTATTTACAGCGGCGTCGAGGTTCGCAAATACGATCTCCTCCCGGAAAGAGATTTTGAGATTGATCTGGATGCCCTCGAGGCTGCGGCCGATAAGAATACCGTCGCACTTGTCCTCATCAACCCCAACAATCCATGTGGAAACGTCTACACCTACGATCATCTTaagaag GTTGCGGAGATGGCTAAAAAACTCGGTATAGTGGTTATATCCGACGAAGTATACGATAAGGTTGTATATGGAGACAGGCCCTTTGTTCCAATGGGCACATTTGCATCGATAGCTCCGGTGATCACGCTCGGATCCATATCCAAAGGATGGGTTGTACCTGGCTGGAGAATCGGCTGGATGGCCATGAACGATTCTAATCGCATTCTTAAAAATGCAGGG GTAGTTGAATCAATCGAGGATTGTCTTGATCTAACTCCACAGCCTTCATTTCTTCTTCAG GAAGCACTTCCTGAAATATTGGAGAAAACACCCAAGGAGTACTTCGCCAAGAAGAATAAAGCTATGAAACGCAATGTAGAGCTTTCATTTGAGAGGCTACGGGACATCCCTTGTCTTTTTTGCCCCAAGAAACCTGAATCTTGTTCTTACTTATGG TTAAGGCTTGACACATCAGTGTTAGCTAATATAGAAAATGATCTCGATTTTTGTACGAAGCTGGTCAGTGAAGAGAGTCTAGTCCTTGTACCAG GAGTGGCTTTAGGAGCAAAGAATTGGGTGAGGATCTCGATCGGCACTGAAGAATCAGAGTTAGCGGAAACATTCGACAGATTAAAAAGTTTCTACAGTCGTCATGCCATTTCCAAAGAAACTATCAAATCCCATGTTGATACCGTTAATCAGATAGTTGTCGCTGTCGTCTGA
- the LOC103858363 gene encoding protein PHOX1, whose product MGKPTGKKKNPDTPPTDSSGRGGGGGGNKSGKSLVRSASKADEDMTIFINRALELKEEGNKLFQRRDTEGAMLRYDKAVKLLPRDHGDDVAYLRTCMASCYMQMGLGEYPNAINECNLALEASPKHTKALLKRARCYEALNKMDFAFRDSRLVLSMEPENVSANEIFERVKKVLVAKGIDLVELEKSFLHVEPVGAARLRKIVKERLRKKKRKTERKSIEDAAKIEDDKKLEDKVVVEEKKVNAEKDVEGKSNQGIVESSKVEDGDGDSRRKKLEEEKKATSPVMDKEVIASEIDPKVTRTVKLVHGDDIRWAQLPLDSCVRLVRDVIKDRYPSLKGFLIKYRDQEGDLVTITTTDELRLAASTREKLGSFRLYVTEVSPNQEPTYEGSMNNEESTGKFAKGSSSVADNGSVGECVESEKASAGLDHWIFQFAQLFKNHVGFDSDSYLDLHNLGMKLYTEGMEDTVTGEDAQELFDIAADKFQEMAALALFNWGNIHMSKARRQIYFPEDGSRETILEKVEAGFEWATKEYNKAAEKYEEAVQVKYDFYEAYLALGQQQFEQAKLCWYHALGNKIDVDSEASQDVLKLYNKAEESMEKGMQIWEEMEERRLNGISNFDQHKEMLQKLGLDGMFCETSDEENTEKTANMSSQINLLWGSLLYERSIVEYKLGLPTWDECMEVAVEKFELAGASATDIAVMVKNHCSNENALEGMGFKIDEIVQAWNEMYDAKRWQIGVPSFRLEPLFRRRSPKLHDILENVFSGPQ is encoded by the exons ATGGGAAAACCAacggggaagaagaagaatcccGATACTCCTCCGACGGATTCTTCCGGTCGCGGTGGTGGCGGAGGAGGAAACAAATCAGGAAAAAGCTTGGTTCGTTCGGCCTCCAAGGCGGACGAAGACATGACGATCTTCATCAACCGAGCATTAGAGCTGAAAGAAGAAGGAAACAAGCTATTCCAGAGACGTGACACGGAAGGCGCCATGTTAAGGTACGATAAAGCCGTCAAACTTTTACCTAGAGATCACGGAGACGACGTTGCTTACCTTCGAACGTGCATGGCCTCTTGTTACATGCAAATGGGATTAGGAGAGTATCCCAACGCCATTAACGAATGCAATCTCGCTCTCGAGGCTTCTCCTAAGCACACCAAGGCTTTGTTGAAACGCGCTCGGTGTTACGAGGCGCTGAATAAGATGGATTTCGCGTTTAGGGATTCGCGTCTTGTTCTGAGTATGGAGCCTGAGAATGTTTCTGCTAATGAGATCTTTGAGAGGGTCAAGAAGGTTTTGGTGGCCAAAGGGATCGATTTGGTGGAGTTGGAGAAGAGTTTCCTCCACGTGGAGCCTGTTGGCGCTGCTAGGCTAAGGAAGATTGTCAAGGAGaggttgaggaagaagaagaggaagacggAGAGGAAAAGCATCGAGGATGCCGCCAAAATTGAAGATGATAAGAAGTTAGAGGATAAGGTTGTGGTTGAGGAGAAGAAGGTAAATGCTGAAAAAGATGTTGAAGGGAAAAGCAACCAAGGTATTGTTGAGAGTTCAAAAGTTGAAGATGGAGATGGAGATAGCAGGAGGAAGAAACtagaggaggagaagaaagcTACTAGTCCTGTCATGGATAAAGAGGTCATTGCTTCAGAGATTGACCCAAAGGTGACTAGGACGGTGAAGCTGGTTCATGGAGATGATATACGCTGGGCGCAATTGCCGTTGGATTCTTGCGTTAGACTTGTGAGAGACGTTATCAAAGATCGGTACCCTTCTCTCAAGGGTTTCTTGATCAAGTATAGAGACCAAGAGGGTGATTTGGTTACCATTACCACGACGGATGAGCTCAGACTGGCTGCTTCCACGAGGGAGAAACTCGGCTCTTTTAGATTATATGTAACTGAAGTTAGCCCCAATCAAGAACCGACTTATGAAGGTAGTATGAACAATGAGGAATCAACCGGTAAGTTTGCTAAGGGATCGAGTAGTGTTGCTGATAATGGAAGTGTTGGAGAGTGTGTGGAATCTGAGAAAGCATCTGCTGGGCTTGATCATTGGATTTTCCAGTTTGCGCAATTGTTCAAGAACCATGTGGGGTTTGATTCTGATTCTTACTTGGACCTTCATAACCTTGGGATGAAGCTTTATACAGAAGGGATGGAAGATACCGTCACTGGGGAAGACGCGCAAGAACTCTTTGATATTGCTGCTGATAAGTTCCAAGAAATGGCTGCACTTGCCTTGTTTAACTGGGGGAACATTCATATGTCTAAGGCAAGAAGACAGATCTATTTTCCCGAGGACGGCTCGAGAGAAACTATACTAGAGAAGGTCGAGGCAGGATTTGAATGGGCAACGAAGGAGTACAACAAAGCTGCAGAAAAATACGAGGAAGCGGTTCAAGTTAAATATGATTTCTACGAAGCTTATCTTGCACTCGGGCAACAACAGTTTGAGCAGGCTAAGCTTTGCTGGTATCATGCGCTTGGCAACAAGATAGATGTAGATAGCGAGGCTTCTCAGGATGTATTAAAGCTCTATAACAAAGCTGAGGAGAGTATGGAAAAGGGTATGCAAATTTGGGAAGAGATGGAAGAACGCCGTCTAAATGGAATTTCCAACTTTGATCAACATAAAGAAATGCTTCAGAAGCTGGGTTTGGATGGGATGTTTTGTGAAACGTCCGATGaagaaaacacagagaaaaCAGCTAATATGAGCTCTCAGATTAACCTGTTGTGGGGTTCTTTACTATATGAACGGTCTATTGTTGAATATAAGCTTGGCCTACCTACTTGGGATGAATGCATGGAGGTTGCAGTGGAGAAATTCGAACTAGCTGGAGCTTCAGCAACCGATATAGCTGTCATGGTAAAGAACCATTGCTCAAATGAGAATGCACTTGAAG GTATGGGATTCAAGATCGATGAGATTGTACAAGCTTGGAATGAGATGTATGATGCCAAAAGATGGCAGATCGGTGTCCCATCTTTCCGGCTAGAACCTTTGTTCCGGAGACGGTCACCAAAACTGCATGATATTTTAGAGAATGTATTTTCAGGGCCTCAGTGA